One genomic segment of Cloacibacillus sp. includes these proteins:
- a CDS encoding EAL domain-containing protein, with translation MAEEQESSSLTGEIETLRRQLRYYQEYDQLTGIFNKAAFCKKCAELISMPHGSPFDVVCIDIERFKLVNDIYGMERGDSLLCHVARGLERKFGCRGGIIARIASDVFALLISHEAEGILESDILSIFKSCPVEMSVMPSIGVCRADNDTPVEKLCDWAVMALDSVKHNYMRHIAVYNSDIRSMLLEEQEILSSMESALEKKEFTIYFQPKCNMTMGKIIGAEALVRWVHPEKGVISPASFIPIFEKNGFIKRLDSYVWEEAAAWLRRLIDAGGKPLPVSVNISRTDFFGMDVCDTLMTILRRYDISPELLELEITESAYADRPQEIINTIMKLMNNRFTILMDDFGSGYSSLNMLKDIDVNVLKIDMGFLRRDSQKSRDILKSVVRMAKWLNLPMIAEGVETKDQVDFLLTIGCVYAQGYYYYRPMTAEQFLNLINAPEKMDYQNGGKLIPVQNQYLDFHELFNRDMMSDRLMGNILGAIAIYSFDGEKLYLLRGNEEYFKLLRRAGVTNDMAQDIMPTVAERDRPLLVKSLKQIQGASDEGSVEVTVRPFVGVTDFWIQMRLFHLAKKGEDEIYYAALADVTEQMEAIETLRISEQRFRLAMEATNIAIFELDVRTRVATYSEYTRKTFGLDATVTNAPEGFIEQGTVCEEYIDRFRGIYEAIYRGEKKASCVIRAILGDGKFAWNRVSLTAIQDRNGKTVKAIGIVERVPFDPKLWIEPK, from the coding sequence ATGGCGGAGGAACAAGAAAGTTCATCTTTAACAGGCGAAATTGAAACGCTGCGCAGGCAGCTCCGGTACTATCAGGAGTATGACCAGCTCACGGGCATTTTCAATAAAGCCGCGTTTTGCAAAAAATGCGCGGAACTCATATCCATGCCTCACGGCAGTCCGTTCGACGTAGTCTGCATTGATATAGAGCGGTTCAAACTCGTCAACGACATCTACGGCATGGAGCGCGGCGACTCGCTGCTTTGCCACGTCGCGCGCGGGCTTGAGCGCAAATTCGGCTGTAGAGGCGGTATTATCGCACGCATCGCGAGCGACGTATTCGCCCTCCTGATATCGCATGAGGCGGAAGGTATACTGGAGAGTGATATTCTCAGTATATTCAAAAGCTGTCCGGTAGAGATGTCGGTCATGCCGTCCATCGGCGTCTGCCGCGCCGATAACGATACGCCGGTGGAGAAGCTCTGCGACTGGGCCGTCATGGCTCTTGACTCTGTGAAGCACAACTATATGCGTCATATCGCCGTGTATAACAGCGATATCCGTTCGATGCTGCTCGAAGAGCAGGAGATTCTCAGCAGCATGGAGTCGGCGCTCGAAAAAAAGGAATTTACGATATATTTTCAGCCTAAATGCAATATGACGATGGGAAAGATAATCGGCGCGGAGGCGCTTGTGCGCTGGGTCCATCCCGAAAAGGGCGTCATTTCGCCGGCCTCTTTCATCCCGATATTCGAAAAGAACGGTTTTATCAAACGGCTGGACAGCTATGTGTGGGAAGAGGCGGCAGCCTGGCTTCGCCGTCTCATTGACGCTGGCGGTAAACCGCTGCCCGTATCGGTCAACATCTCGCGCACTGACTTTTTCGGTATGGATGTATGTGACACGCTCATGACGATACTCCGCCGCTATGACATCAGCCCAGAGCTGCTGGAACTCGAGATCACGGAGAGCGCCTACGCGGACCGGCCGCAGGAGATCATCAACACCATAATGAAGCTTATGAACAACCGGTTCACCATACTTATGGACGACTTTGGCAGCGGTTATTCGTCGCTCAACATGCTTAAAGATATCGATGTCAACGTGCTTAAGATAGATATGGGCTTCCTGCGCCGCGACAGCCAGAAGAGCCGCGATATTCTCAAATCTGTCGTGCGTATGGCGAAGTGGCTGAATCTGCCGATGATCGCCGAGGGTGTGGAGACGAAAGATCAGGTAGATTTTCTTCTCACGATCGGCTGTGTCTACGCGCAGGGATATTACTATTACAGGCCGATGACGGCGGAGCAGTTCTTGAATTTGATCAACGCTCCCGAGAAGATGGACTACCAGAACGGCGGTAAGCTGATTCCCGTACAGAACCAATATCTTGATTTTCACGAGCTATTTAACCGCGATATGATGAGCGACAGGCTCATGGGCAACATCTTGGGAGCGATCGCCATCTATTCCTTTGACGGAGAAAAGCTCTATCTGCTGCGCGGCAACGAGGAATATTTCAAGCTGCTGCGCCGCGCGGGAGTCACGAATGATATGGCGCAGGACATTATGCCTACCGTTGCGGAACGGGACCGCCCGCTGCTGGTGAAATCATTGAAGCAGATTCAGGGGGCCTCCGATGAAGGCAGCGTTGAGGTTACGGTGCGTCCATTCGTGGGGGTTACCGATTTTTGGATACAGATGCGCCTCTTCCATCTCGCTAAAAAGGGCGAGGATGAGATATATTACGCGGCGCTCGCCGATGTTACGGAGCAGATGGAGGCGATAGAGACGCTGAGGATCAGCGAACAGCGTTTCAGGCTGGCTATGGAGGCTACCAACATCGCGATATTTGAGCTGGATGTCCGGACGAGGGTCGCCACATATTCGGAATATACGCGAAAGACTTTCGGGCTCGACGCCACCGTCACTAACGCTCCCGAGGGATTTATCGAGCAGGGTACGGTGTGCGAGGAATATATCGACAGATTCAGAGGAATATACGAGGCCATCTATCGTGGGGAGAAAAAGGCCTCTTGCGTGATACGCGCCATATTGGGCGACGGAAAGTTTGCCTGGAACCGTGTGTCGCTTACCGCGATACAGGACCGGAACGGTAAAACGGTGAAGGCGATCGGTATCGTTGAGAGAGTTCCATTTGACCCTAAGCTGTGGATAGAGCCGAAATAA